CGCCGAGTCCACTTCAAAAACCTCGAGCGTTCCGGCTACGGGGACCGGCACGGCCGACTCCGAATCCGGCCGCAGTGCAAGATTCAACGCGCGGGCGACCAGCTGTTCGGGCGGCAATGCCCAGCGGTTGTAGGGGTCGCGGATGACCCGGCCGGAGGCGTCGCGCGACTGCATCCGGCTCCCGGCGGTCGAATCGTTGCGGAATTCGAGCATGCGGAGCGCACGACCCGTCTTTTCGGCCTTTTCGAGCGTAAGATCGAATTCCCCAACCGGCCGGTAAGATTCGAAAAAACAGCCGGAAAACAGCAACACCGCCAGACATGCGGCGAAAACAACGAGCGATTTCATGATCCCGGACTCCCCCTTCGTTAAAAACAGACCGGCCTCCATTAATAAAATACCCGTCCGGCGCGCGAATTTCAAGAAGCGGAGATTGTAAAACACGTATTCCGATGGTATTTTATGCAGGAATAATAGTGGAATGGAATCCGCATTCAGGAGAGATTACGCGGAATGTATCTGGAACAAATCGATTCCCCGGCGGACCTGAAAAAACTTCCGCCTGACGCGCTCTGCGCATTGGCGAAGGAGATCCGGGAGCTCATCATCGACACGGTCAGCGAAAACGGCGGCCACCTCGGCGCCAACCTCGGCACGGTCGAGCTGACCATTGCGCTGCATTATATTTTCGACATCCCGGCCGATTCGCTCGTATTCGACGTCGGTCATCAGGCCTACACGCATAAGATACTGACCGGACGTCGGGAATTCTTCCGCACCCTGAGGCGATTCGGCGGATGCGCCGGTTTCCCGCATCCGCGCGAGTCGAAATTCGACGCGAGCGTGGCCGGGCACGCCGGAACCGCGATTTCGACCGCGCTCGGCATTTCGACCGCGCTCGGCGCCGCGTCGAACCCGCACAAGGCGATCGCGGTGGTCGGAGACGGCTCGCTGAACTGCGGCATTTCGCTTGAAGGGCTCAACAACGCCCACGCCGGCGGGAAAAATCTCATCATCATCCTGAACGACAATAAAATGTCGATCTCGCGGAATGTCGGCGGCCTCGCCCGGTCGCTGAACCATATTATATCAGGGAGCTTTTACAACCGGTTCAAAACCGCCGCCAAGCGGCTGCTGTTTTCGCTGCCGCGTCACAAAACGCTGCACAAGATGATCCGGCGGTTTGAGGAGACGGTCAAATACCTGATCCTGCCGGGCGGGCTCTTCGAAGAGCTCGGCATCCGTTACATCGGGCCGATCGACGGTCATTCGATTCCGGATCTGCTCTATCACCTGCGTCACCTCGAAAGCCAGCAGGCCGGCCCCGTGCTCCTGCATGTCACAACCGAAAAGGGGCGCGGCTATGAACATGCACGGCAGAATCCGGCCCGCTACCACGGCGTTCCCGGCTTCTGCAAGGCGACCGGCGCAATCGCCTCGTCCGGCAAACCGTCCTTCTCGAGCGTGTTCGGCGAAGCGGCGGTCGAGCTGGCCGCTCGCCACCCCGAGATCCACGCGATCACGGCGGCCATGAAAGACGGTACGGGGCTCACTCCGTTCGCGGAAGCGCACTGGGACCGTTTTCATGACGTCGGCATCGCCGAAGAGCATGCGGTGACCTATGCCGCCGGGCTGGCGATCGGCGGCCTGCGGCCGATCTGCGCGATCTATGCGACCTTCATGCAGCGGGCGCTCGACTGCGTCTATCACGACGTGGTGCTGCCGCAGCTGCCGGTGATCTTCACGCTGGACCGGGCCGGGGCGGTCGAAGACGGACCGACGCACCACGGCATCTACGACCTCGGTTTCCTGCGCGCACTGCCGGGCCTGACCGTCATGGCGCCGCGCTCCGGAGCGGAGCTGCGCAGAATGCTCGAATTCGCCTACGAGCTGAAGCGGCCGGTCGCTATCCGCTATCCGCGCGGCGGCAGCAACGTGCCGCCCGGCGCCTGCGTGCCGGAACTGCAGTTCGGCCGGGCCGATGTGGTCCGGGCGGGTGCGGGGCCGGTGATCTGGGCCATGGGGCCCGAAGTCGACACGGCGCTGGCGGCGGCGGAACTGCTCAATATGGATTGCTGCGTCGTCAACGCGCGCTTCCTTTCTCCGTTCGACGCGGAACTGGCGCGGAAGCTCGCCGAGGGGCGGACGACCATTTCAATCGAGGACCATGTGCTCTCGGGCGGACTCGGCACGGCGCTCGACGAAGCGCTGTCCGGAACGCCTCATGGCGGAATCCTGCACTTCGGCTGGCCGGCCGACCGGCCGGTTCCGCACGGAAAAGTCGGCTGCCTGCGGCGCGAGTTCGGCCTGACGCCGGAAGCGATCGCGGAAACCGTGCGGAAAACGGCCGCGCCATGAACCGGAAATGACGCCATGAAGCGTCCGCCGGAGGGAGGACGAAACGCCTCCCCGCCGCCGCAACGCCGCCGGAGTCAGCGCAGGAAACAGGCCGGCGTGCAGCTCCAGGCGTGACAGGCGCTGTTGATGAGGGCGTCGCCGTACGGCGACAGGAAATCGTCGCCCGGCACATAGACTTCCCAGAAGGTGTCCGCACCGAGCCGCACCATGCCGCCCCAGTACGAATCGATCCACGCCTCCGCCTTTTCGCGCAGGCCGGCAAAGCAATACGCTTCGAGCAAATGGTGGTGCATATACGGTGTAACCGGACGCTGCGCGCCCGGAACTTGTTCGACCGCCAGCAGGATTTCACGCGCCTCCTCCGGCGTAAAGACTCCGGCCAGGATCGGCCAGATCTGCCCGGCCCAGGAGACCTCGCCTTCAGGTCCGGAGAGGATCAGCTTCCGGTCCGCGTCGTAACGGAACCGCCGGAGCGCCTGCGCCAGACGCTCCGCTTCCGCGCGGCGGAGCTGCGCCTCCTCCGCATAGCCGAAACGCTCCGCCAGGCGCGCCAGCGCCCGCAGGCTGTAGATTGCGACCCCCTGCATCGGCATCTGCCGGTCGAAAGCGGCCCAGTCGATGAATGCCCAGCCCTCCATGTCGTACCGGACCAGTCCGTCCGCATCGATTCCGGGGCGGAACAGCTCGTACTGCCGGACCGCCAGCGGATACAAATCCCTGCCGAGCTCGACATCCCCGGTTTCGCGGACCAGGTCTTCGAGCGTCGGGGCGAAGAGCAGCGCATAGTCGACCGTATCGTTGCCGTGGCGCAGCTCCGGCTCGGTATAGATGCAGCCGGGAACACGCCCGTCGTCATCGCTCGCCGCCGCCAGCAGCAGGAGAGAACGCTCGATGAGATCGAAGCGGCGGAAGCTCGCCGCATTGGCCCGCGCCTGAAGCCGCAGGTCGCCGAGCCAGAGCCGCCGATCCCGCTTCGGGCCGTCTTCCATGACCGTCTGCATGCAGTTGCGGAGCGTCCGCAGGGCGACGCGGTCGATCGCCGCCCGTTCCGGAGAAAGCGCCGCCGGCGGCTCCGGCAAATCGCGCACCGCCGCCTCGGCGATCACCTCGACCGCGTCGAAAACGACCTGCTCGGCGACGCAGAGGATTTCGATTTTCAGATACCGCAACGAATAGCGGCGCGGCAGCACAAATTCACCGGGGAGGATGTCGAAGTTCACAACCTCGTCCTGCAGCCACGCCCGGCTGAGGCCGCCGTGATAACCGGAAAAATCCGCCGACGCCTCGTACGGCAGTTCGGCCGCGGTCAGCCGCAGCCGCAGCGGCGAATCGTTCCTGCCGACCGGACGCATGCGGAGCCGCAGCCGCCCGACCACGCTTTCGCCGAAATCGACAGTGAAGGAGTCCCCGCCGCCGAATGCACGCTCCCGCAAAGCCGCGGCCGGCGCGAGGTCGCGCATCCGGCACTTCTGCCAGGCGTCCTCACAGAATTCCGGCTCCACCAGAGCCCGCGGCTCCACGGCCCAATGTTCAAGCTCCGGCTTCAGCGATTCCGCGCGTTCCAGCCATTCGGCACGACGATCCCAATCTCTCATTCCGACCCTCCGGATTGTTTCATTATCACCGACATTCTGTTTAAACTAGCCCTGCAAAACCGTCCCGGCAAGTTCTTTTCACCATTTCTTGACATTTTTGCCTTGACATTTTAAAATTTTTTGGTATAATATAAGTGTATCTTATGTGTATACATGAGATACCAGAACAAATCTAACAGTATTTTAACAATGATACAACCAAAGCTCAAAATCACCAAACACTCCACTCCGGCCGAATATCAGCAGATCCGGAAATACGTGATCGACTCGGTGCTGGAGTCCGGCTGTGCACCGAAGCGGCTGGCTTCGATGCGGGAGATGGCGGGCTTCTTCAAGGTCAGCACCGCCACGGTCCAGCGCGCGCTGAAAGAGCTTGTCGACGACGATTACCTGACCGTAAAGCCCGGAATCGGGCTTTTTACGAACCCTGACCGCGGCTGGCTGCGCGAAAAGACCGAAGTCATCGGCGTGCTGGCCGCCGACGGGCGCCAGATCTACTATGAGAATTTTCTGTGGGATCTCCTGTCGGCCGTCGGGCGCCGGATCACGTCGGGCCGGAAACTGCTGTACCCGATCAATCTGTTCCACACGGCCGGCCATGTGCCGGAGAGCCTCGCGTTTCTCTCCATGACCGGGCTGATCTGGCTCGGGCCGGACTTCGCGCCGTCCGCCGCGGCGGACGCTTTCTTCGCGGCTCTGACCGTTCCGGCGGTCACCGTCAACGATCCGCGGGCCGGACACTCCTGCATCAGTTACGACATGGAGCTCGAGGGGTATCAGGTCGGCCGGAAACTGCTGGGAGAGGGACGCCGGTCGCCGGTCGTCATCGCCAAGCGGCCCGATATGCCGCAGATCGCCGGGCTGCGCCGCGCCTTCTCCGAATCGGGAACGCCGTTCAACGACAGGCTGCTCGTGCTGCGCAATCCCGGTATGGCCGACCGTCTCCACACGATCTTCGACCTGCTCGAAATGCCCGAGGCGATCTATGCGGTCGGCGGCATGCTGCGCGACATCGAGCCGGTTCTCCGGGAGCGCCGGCCCGACTTCGACCGCTGCCGCCTGATCGGGGAGTCCTCGGTCTGGAAACCCGACTTCCGGGGCTGGGTCGTCGGCCATGAATACGAGCTTCTGGCGGAAACCGCCTGCAGCCAGCTTTTTGCGGAGATCGACGGCGGCCCCCGCAGGGACCACCGGATTCCGAGAAAAATCAAGTTGCACCATCCATAACCAAGGGAGAGTTCTCATGAAACCGCTGAAACCATTCACACTGATCGAACTTCTGGTCGTCATTGCGATCATCGCAATCCTGGCTTCGATGCTGCTGCCCGCGCTGAACCAGGCGCGCGACCGGGCCAAAACCATCAAATGCACCTCCAACCAGAAGCAGCTCGGCACCTATGTGCAGATGTACACCGACCAGAACAACGGCATCGTCATGAACGACGACGGCAACATCAAGCCCGCCAACAACGGCAAATGGCAGTCGATGCTGATGATGCTCTACATGCCGGGTTCCGAGATCAAAGACTGGGGATTCTACGACGAACAGCTCAAGCGGCCCTACGGCATTTTCGCCTGCCCGGCCGGCGCCGACGGAATGCCGAACCCGGACGGGTCGCGCCACTACGGCATCAACCGCCACTACGCCTCCTATGAAGGCGGCGGCGGCCGGATCATGCGCAAAACCGCCTCGATCCGCCGACCCTCCGCGCGCATGATGCTGATGGACATCGACCGGACCATCGCCTGGGCGACGCCGTGCGCGGCCAACGCCGCCGACCTCTCCGGCAACGCGACCGCCGGAGGCGTCTGGTGGAAGCACGGCAACGGCGCGAACGTGACCTTCGCCGACGGCCACTCCGAATGGAAGTCCCGCAACGACGTCCCGGCCGACGGCTGGACGCCCGACCTGACCAGCCCCCGCTACTTCTGGGGCACCGCCAACATCCAGTATGCGCAGCAGTAAAGGGAGGACCCGGGTTGAAACAGCTTCTTTTCACTCTCGCCGTGCTCTCGGCGCTGCTGCCGGCGGCGGCCCGGGAGACGGTCGGCGGCAATTACGCCGCCCTGCCGTGGAAAAGCACGGACGGCACCGGACGGATCGAAACCGTCGACGGGCGCCGCATCGCCGTCATCGACGTGCCGGAAGGTTCCGAAAAGGGACAGCACTGGCTGACCGCGCCGGTCGATCTTACGCCGTTCCTCGACCGGCGCGTGACCATGTCGGTCCGCTGCCGCTGGAGCGGCGTCACGCCGCCGCTCGAACCGTGGAACGGCGTCAAATTCATGCTCGACTACGTCGGCGGCAACGGCGCCCATTTCTGGTGCCACCCGCAGAAACTCTGGAACAGCCGCGACTGGGGCGAAATCTCCGTCGTCATCGAACCGCCGGAACCGGGTTCGCACTCCGGGCGGCTCGTGCTCGGGCTTGAAAGCAGCTCCGGCCGGGTCGAATTCGACCTCGATTCGCTCCGGACTTTCGTCATGTTCAGCCCGCAGGACCGGGTCAACCTCGACTACAAAGCAAGCTACCCGGAGAAGATCGCCGGCGGCCCGCGCCGCCGCGGCGTCATGTCGCCGCACCGCATGACCGAAGAGGATTTCAAAACGCTGAAGGAGTGGAACGTGAATCTGGTCCGCTTCCAGCTCATGCGCAACTGGGGCAGGCTCGGAACCGAACTCGACCTCGCCGATTACGACCGCTGGATCAACGCCCGGCTGGACCGGCTCGCCGGGGAGCTCGACCTTGCGGCGCGGTACGGAATCAAAGCGGTCATCGACCTCCATACCCCGCCCGGCGGCTCCACCGACGGCAAAAACATGCTCATGTTCTTTGACAAAAAGTACCACGACCACTTCATCGAAGTCTGGAAACGGATCGCGAAACGGTTCAGGGGCCACCCGGCCGTCTGGGCCTACGACCTCATCAACGAACCGACGCAGGTGACGCCCGCGCCGTTCGACTACTGGACGACCCAGAAGAACGCGGCGGAGGCGGTCCGCGCCATCGATCCGGACACCCCGGTCATAATCGAATCGAACGAGGCGGACCGCCCGCAGACCTATCCGTATCTGTCGCCGCTGGCGATGGACAATGTGATCTATGAGGTCCACATGTATATGCCGACGGGATTCACTCACCAGGGGGTTGAAGCGCCCGAACCGTACCGGAGTTATCCGGGATCGATCTACGGAACTGTGTGGGACAAGGAGAAAATCCGCGAAACCCTTCAGCCGGTGCGCGACTTCCAGCTCCGCCACAACGCGAAGATCTACGTCGGCGAATTCTCCGCCGTGATCTGGGCGCCCGGCGCCGACCGATATCTCGAAGATTGCATCGAAATCTTCGAAGAATACGGCTGGGACTGGAGTTACCACGCCTTCCGGGAATGGAACGGCTGGAGCCTCGAACATGAGGGTGAAAGCCACGTCTCCATGCGCCCGTCACCGGACAACGCCCGCAAGCGCGTGCTGCTCAAATACTTTTCGCGCAACACCGCCGAATAGCGCGGACAATCCAAGCCCCCGCAAACGGGATTTCTCCATTTGCGGGGGCCGTTTTTTATTCAGAAAGGGAAAAACCTCCCGTTCTCACCTGCCTCCGAGATGCCTCGCTCCCGGGGGAGAGAGGAGCTTCCTTCAGCTTTTACCGGTTCCGGCTGAAATACTTCAGCAGGACCTTCTTCCGGGGGGTATCCTCCTTCGCGGGCTTCAGGTCGGATGGATTCGTCCCTTCATGCTCGACGCTCCAGCCGGACCACTCGCGAAATGCGTGATAGGTCCAGTCCCAGCCGTACTCCTCGAAGATTTCGATGCAGTCGTTGATGTACTTCTCCGCGCCCGGCGCCCAGGCGATGGCGGAAAATTCGCCGACGTAGATCTCCGCGTTGTGGCGGAGCTGGAAGTCGCGCACCGGCTGAAGGGTTTCGCGGATTTTCTCCTTGTCCCACTTCTCCCCTTCGAGCACGCCGGGATAGACGCTGGACGGCCCTTCGCCGCGCAGCCGCTGGTGTGTGTAGGTCAGCGGGAAATACATATGAACCTTGTAGATGATGTTGTCCATCGCCAGCGGCGACAGATACGGATAGGTCTGCGGCCGGTCGGATTCGTTCGACTCGATCATGATCGGCGTATCCGGGTCGATCTCCCGGATCGCCTCGGCGGCCATGCGCTGCAGATTCCAGTAATCGTACGGCGCGGGCATCGCCTGCACCGGTTCGTTCACGAGATCGTAGGCATAAAGCTGCGGATGGTCCTTGAACCGCTTTGCGATCCGTCTCCAGACCTCGATGAAATGGTCGGCGTACTTCTTCTCAAAGAACATGCGCATGTTGCTGCTCGAAATCTTGCCGCCCGGCGGCGTATGCAGATCAATGACGAATTTGATGTCGTACTCCTTCGCCTGATCCATCGCTTTCTCAAGGTTGTCGAGTTTGCCGTTCAGCCACTGGTCATACTCGGCGAGATCGACTTCCGTCCCGATCGCTCCCCAGTTGCGGGTCTGCTGGGCGCGGATCAGATTCACATTCCACTCCTTCAGGGTTTTGAGGTCCTCGGGGCGGATGGTTCCCGGCGACATGACGCCGCGCTGGCGGCGATGATTCGCGATGCGCTCCGGATATTTGACCTTGTAATCGAGGTTGACCCGGTCCTCCGGCGAAAACAGGATTCCGGCCTGAAGCGAATCGAGGTCGAACTCGATCCGTCCCGAACTGTCCTGCAATCCGAGCGACAGCACGCCGGTTTCGGCCGTATCGCGGAACGTCACATTGAACGCAAGCGGCTGCCAGCCGTCGGTCGAACCGAATGCGCCGTTCGAGCCGGGCCACTGCATCGGCGCCTCCGGCCCCGGCTTGTAGGCCAGCATGAACTTCACGCCGTTGTACGGCTGCGGCGGTTTCGACACATCGGTGCACCGGTAGCGGACGAAAAAGGTGATGGTTCTGCCGCGATACGGTTTCAGGTCGAGCTCCCGCTCGAACCAGTGGTGTCCGGACGCTTTGTCCTTCGGGACGTCGGTGACCAGCACGCTCCTGCCGTCGACGGTCTCAATCCGGCTGTATCCGCCGGCCGGCTTCCACTCCAGCTTCGAAAGTTCCGGGCCGACCGGCCGCAGCCGCGCCTCGGCGGCCGGAAGCGTCACAACCGCGAACACCATCGCGGCAAAAACCGAAAACAGTTTTTTCAACATGGTTTCCTCCATAAAAAAGGCCGTTCCACAAAAACGGCCTTCCTCGGTTGACGGGTTATTTTTCGACGCCGCGCCGGAACGCTTCGAGCAGCGCGTCCTTGCGGTCGTTGCCTTTCGAGGGGGAGAGCCTGCCGGGCATGCCTTCATGCTCGACGCTCCAGCCGTCCCATTCGCGGAAGGCGTGGTAGGTCCAATCCCAGCCGTACTCCTCGAAAACGTCGATGCAGTCGCGGATGTAGTCGGCCGCGCCCGGCGCCCAGGCGATGGCGGAGAATTCGCCGACGTAGATGCGGGCGTTGTGCCGGAGCTGGAAATCGCGCACCGGCTTCAGGTGCTTCCGGATCATCTCCTTATCCCACTTCTCGCTGCCGATCATGCCGGGATATTTGATGAGGTCGGCCTTGCTGCCCTGTTCCCCGAAGGCATTGTGGACAAACTGGTGCGTGAACTGGCCCGGAGCGTACATATGAACCTGATAGATCACATTGTCCATCGCCAGCGGCGACAGATAGGAGTAGGTCGGAGCCGAATCCCAGTCGTTCGATTCGATCATGATCGGAGTATCCGGGTCAATCCGGCGGACCGCTTCGGCGGCCATGCGCTGGATGTTCCAGTAATCGTACTTGGCCGGACGGGTCTGAAACGGTTCGTTGACAAGATCATAGGCCCAGACCGACGGGTTGCCCTTGAACCGCTTCGCGATGCGTTCCCACACATTCACGAAGTGATCGGCATACTTCTTGTCGAAGAACATCGTCATGTTGCGGTCCTCGCCGCGGCCGCCCGGAGGCGAATGCAGGTCGATGACGAACCTGATGCCGTACTTCTCGGCGCGCCTGAACACGTCCTCGAGGTGATCGAGCTTGCCGTTCAGCCACTTGTCGTATTCGGCAAGATCGCGGTCGGTGTTCGACTTGCCCCAGTCGCGGGTGATCTGCGCGCGAACGAGCTTGACATTCCAGTCATGCAGCGTCCTGAGATCGTCGTCCGTAAAGGTGTGCGGAGACATCACGCCGCGCAGGACCGGCGTCTCGGCAACCTCCTTCGGGTACTTCACCTTGTAATTCTGGTTGACGCGCGGAAAGAGCCGGAAGACCCGCAATGTGGAGAGATCGAACTCGACCTCGCCCGAACTGTCCTGCAACCCGAGCTGCAGCCGGCCCTTGCCGGCGGAGTCCGATACCGATACCGTGAAACTGGTCTCCCGCCAGTCGAAGGTGCCCTTCAGATTCGACGGATGGTGCCAGAATTCCCGGCCGTCGCCGTCCTTGTAGTTCAGCATGAACTTGACGCCGTTGTAGCTCTGTCTCGGCGTGGAGACGTCCTTCGCCCGTACCCGGATCATGAAGCAGAGCGATTCGCCGCGGAACTTGCTGAGGTCGACCTGCGTTTCGGCGCAGTTCATGCCGCTCTTATCGGGGCTGTCGGCCGGAACGGTGACGGTCAGGAAGGTCCTGCCGTCCTTTGCGGATTCTCTGCCGTACTTGCCGAGACTCCATTTCGCCTTCGCCAGACCGCTGAATTCGGGGATCGCCGGCGGCAGCGCGTCTTCCGCCGCCACGGACAATGCGAACACTCCCGCCGCGGCGCAGGCCGCAAGCTTGAATGTCCGGGTGAAAAGCCGTTTGAACCGCATGACATGACCTCCTTTGTTCCCCGAAAAGTTGCCACCTTCCTCCTTCGCCGAGGCTGCGGAGGACAAGCCGGGCTTGTCATCCACAGCATTTGCGCGGCGGATGACACTCTCCGGGAGCCCCGCTCTACGGTGTTCCGTGCGGCTCCGCCGTACTCACACCTCCGAGAAAGGCATTGTTAATATTTTTCCGAAAAGTTGCCACCCTTCCTCCTTCGCCGAGGCTGCGGAGGACAAGTCGGGCTTGTCATCCACAGCATTTGCGCGGCGGATGACACTCTCCGGGAGCCCCGCTCTGCGGTGTTCCGTGCGGCTCCGCCGTACTCACACCTCCGAGAAAGGCATTGTTAATATTTCGATGGCATCAACATGCCGTCTCTTTCATCGAAAACGTTTCGATTACCATGTTAACCCAGGATATGAATTCACTATAGCGCGCGGAAAATGAAATGTCAAACCGCAAACCGCAAATTCGGCGTTTTTTCCGGGAACGGGTCGCGCCGCCTTGACTTTTTCAAAAAATGCATTACAGTTATCGGACAGTTACCCGTTATTGTTTTCGATGCAGAGAGGATACGCCAGATGACCGCCAAACGAATTTTCGCCGGTTTGTTCGCCCTTATCACCCTTCTGACGCTCGCGGGCTGCACGTCGCCGCGCCTGCCGGAGGGCCGCTACACCGCCGCCGGGCGCGACGACTTCGCCCTCGTCAACAACGACCTGATCTTCCTTCACATCACGACGCCGGCCGAGAATCCTTCACCGTTCGCGTTCTGGGACTGGGCCGGCGGCTATTCGCTGTCGCCGGAAGGCGTCCTGACGCCGGATATGGAGACGGAGCTCCTGAAGAAGTGGAGTTTCTATTACAGCTTCCGGTATGAAAAAAACATACTGAAGGTCATCGACAAGGGCGAAGGGCGCCCGGTTCTTTCGCTGATCCTCGAAGCCCCCGCCCGCCGGTAATCCCCGGGACATCAGAGCCGGAGAGGCATTTCCTCTCCGGCCTGCCGGACTATTCGAGTTCGATCAGGTTGAACAGCCGATCGCTCTTGCCGTCCGCAATGCCGCTCCCCCAGGACAGGTATCCGTCGCGGCCGCGGCCGGAGTCGCTGTTGACCAGCACCGCCGAACCGATCTTCGAACCGGGCTTCAATACAAGGCCGAGCTCCTTCGCATCGAACCGGAGCTCATAGAACGAACCGGCTCCGTCGTGCCGGAAATCCAGCGCGGAAGCGCCGAGCAGGCCGGCCGGCGATCCGATATGGCGGAAGAGCGCGTTGCCGGAGCGGCAGTTCGCCGCCGTGATTTCGTTCCAGCGCGGGTTGGCTGCGGGCGGCATGCCGTCCGCACCGCGCTGCTGGAGGGTCAGCTGGACAGAGTCGCCGCGCCACGCCTCTTCCGCCCCGTGGCTGTTGTGATGCGACGGGTCGTCAACCTTCACCTGCATGATCAATTCTCCAGGCGTGTAGAACACACGCAGCTTTGCCCCGATGTTCGGCGACATCGCGCCGCCCGGCCAGGTCGTCCAGCGCTGCTGGCCGCCGAAGTCGAGCCAGCCGCCCTCATCCCCCATCGCAGAAGCCGGGCGCGCCTTCACCGTCTCCACCCGGTAAGGCCGAACCGAAAAGGCGATCGGGGTCGCCATCCCGCCCCGGTCCTTGAGTACGACCGTGCGGAACTGCTTCGGCGTCTCCGCCGGGTCGATTGAGATGCGGAATCCGACTACCGCGCTCCCGCGCCGCGGCACGGCCGTCTCTTCCGGCGCGGCCAGCAGCTTCGCTCCCTCCGGCAGCTCGATTCCGGGCCGGAATACGATCTCCTCCCCGCTGAAGTTATTGATTTTCACCTTGAATTCCATCTCGCCGGATCTCACATAAAAGCCGTACGTGTTGACCAGAAAACCGCTGATATCGCCAACCGGCTGCAGCACGAGCGGCTTTGCGGCACGCGGAACCGGCTTGTACTCTTTCGCCATGCGATAAAGCTTCATCGCGCCGGTTCCGGCATCGACGAACCTGCTTCGCGCCGTCTTCGGCAAATATACATAGGCGATTCCGTCGCCGAGCGGAATCTGCGAACCGCGCACCTCAAACGGCCGTCCGTCCGCGCCGGCGGCGCGCAGCACGGGCAGACCGGCCGGCAGCGCAAGCGATGTACGGCGGTTCTCCCCCACGCCGCAGTAGAGAACGGCGACCAGGTCGCCGGAACCCTCGAAAACACGGGCGCGGACCGCCTCGGTTCCCTTCAGGTCCCCGATATAACCGCGATGCGCCAGAACGCGCGCCAGGTGTCCGTAAGCGGCCATCGACCGCATCGGCGTATACTTGTCGTCCATCATGCCGAAGTTGTTCTGCCGTTCGTCATAATACTTGTACTCGAATGCGAAGAAGCGTTCCAGTCCGAGCGCGCGCAGTTCGACCGCCTTGCCG
This Victivallis lenta DNA region includes the following protein-coding sequences:
- a CDS encoding glycoside hydrolase family 5 protein → MRFKRLFTRTFKLAACAAAGVFALSVAAEDALPPAIPEFSGLAKAKWSLGKYGRESAKDGRTFLTVTVPADSPDKSGMNCAETQVDLSKFRGESLCFMIRVRAKDVSTPRQSYNGVKFMLNYKDGDGREFWHHPSNLKGTFDWRETSFTVSVSDSAGKGRLQLGLQDSSGEVEFDLSTLRVFRLFPRVNQNYKVKYPKEVAETPVLRGVMSPHTFTDDDLRTLHDWNVKLVRAQITRDWGKSNTDRDLAEYDKWLNGKLDHLEDVFRRAEKYGIRFVIDLHSPPGGRGEDRNMTMFFDKKYADHFVNVWERIAKRFKGNPSVWAYDLVNEPFQTRPAKYDYWNIQRMAAEAVRRIDPDTPIMIESNDWDSAPTYSYLSPLAMDNVIYQVHMYAPGQFTHQFVHNAFGEQGSKADLIKYPGMIGSEKWDKEMIRKHLKPVRDFQLRHNARIYVGEFSAIAWAPGAADYIRDCIDVFEEYGWDWTYHAFREWDGWSVEHEGMPGRLSPSKGNDRKDALLEAFRRGVEK
- a CDS encoding glycoside hydrolase family 5 protein, which produces MLKKLFSVFAAMVFAVVTLPAAEARLRPVGPELSKLEWKPAGGYSRIETVDGRSVLVTDVPKDKASGHHWFERELDLKPYRGRTITFFVRYRCTDVSKPPQPYNGVKFMLAYKPGPEAPMQWPGSNGAFGSTDGWQPLAFNVTFRDTAETGVLSLGLQDSSGRIEFDLDSLQAGILFSPEDRVNLDYKVKYPERIANHRRQRGVMSPGTIRPEDLKTLKEWNVNLIRAQQTRNWGAIGTEVDLAEYDQWLNGKLDNLEKAMDQAKEYDIKFVIDLHTPPGGKISSSNMRMFFEKKYADHFIEVWRRIAKRFKDHPQLYAYDLVNEPVQAMPAPYDYWNLQRMAAEAIREIDPDTPIMIESNESDRPQTYPYLSPLAMDNIIYKVHMYFPLTYTHQRLRGEGPSSVYPGVLEGEKWDKEKIRETLQPVRDFQLRHNAEIYVGEFSAIAWAPGAEKYINDCIEIFEEYGWDWTYHAFREWSGWSVEHEGTNPSDLKPAKEDTPRKKVLLKYFSRNR